The proteins below are encoded in one region of Winogradskyella helgolandensis:
- a CDS encoding DUF6252 family protein produces the protein MRKLNEIMLLIMTVSLVTFTSCSKDDDGGSGGNAPSGTLTAKVDGSSFQSMEISSSATVSSNPSGQSLIIIATNSDGNAFSFTILGYDGVGTYSFDGSVNTGVNVASYSETTVDLSNPLNSETKLWQAPYENLAVGTISISEETDTKLIGTFEFNCKNLNGDQSVKNITNGSFNLGKQTL, from the coding sequence ATGAGAAAATTAAACGAAATCATGTTACTTATAATGACAGTTTCATTAGTAACATTCACATCATGTTCTAAAGATGACGATGGAGGTAGTGGTGGCAACGCACCTTCGGGAACTTTAACCGCAAAAGTAGATGGTTCAAGCTTTCAATCTATGGAAATTTCTTCTTCCGCAACTGTAAGCAGTAATCCATCAGGGCAAAGTCTAATAATTATCGCAACCAATAGCGATGGTAATGCATTTTCGTTTACCATTTTGGGTTATGACGGAGTCGGTACTTATAGTTTTGATGGCTCTGTAAACACTGGAGTTAACGTCGCTTCTTATTCAGAAACAACGGTAGATTTAAGTAATCCTTTAAACTCAGAAACAAAACTGTGGCAAGCACCTTACGAGAATTTAGCTGTTGGTACAATCAGTATTTCAGAAGAGACGGATACTAAATTAATTGGGACGTTTGAGTTTAATTGTAAAAACTTAAACGGAGACCAATCAGTTAAAAATATTACGAATGGTTCTTTTAATCTAGGTAAACAAACTTTATAA
- a CDS encoding D-alanine--D-alanine ligase has product MKKNIAIIMGGYSSEYKISLKSGNVVYDTLDKETYNAYRIHIFEDKWVFVNDLDEEFPIDKNNFSVLVNETKIEFDCVFNAIHGSPGEDGYMQGYFDLLNMPQTSCDMYQAALTFNKRDLLATLKPYGIKTAESYYLNLGDAINEDAIVAKVGLPCFVKANKAGSSFGISKVYKKEDLQAAIENSFKEDNEIIIEQFLDGVEVSVGVISYKGETLVLPITEIVSENDFFDYQAKYEGKSQEITPARISEDYASKVRTEAKRIYEILGMKGFSRSEFIAKNDDPYLLEVNTVPGLTKESILPQQAAEAGISLKDLFGNAIEEALNK; this is encoded by the coding sequence ATGAAGAAAAATATTGCAATTATAATGGGAGGTTATTCTAGTGAATATAAGATTTCCCTTAAGAGTGGCAACGTGGTTTACGACACTCTTGATAAAGAGACATACAATGCTTATCGCATTCATATTTTTGAAGATAAATGGGTTTTTGTTAATGATTTGGATGAAGAATTTCCGATAGATAAAAATAATTTTTCGGTTTTAGTAAATGAAACTAAAATAGAATTTGATTGTGTTTTTAATGCCATTCACGGTTCGCCTGGTGAAGATGGCTACATGCAAGGCTATTTTGACTTACTAAATATGCCACAAACGAGTTGCGATATGTACCAAGCAGCATTGACGTTTAATAAACGTGATTTATTAGCAACGTTGAAACCTTATGGTATTAAAACTGCAGAAAGCTATTACCTAAACCTTGGTGATGCAATTAATGAAGATGCTATAGTTGCCAAAGTTGGCTTACCTTGTTTTGTAAAAGCGAATAAAGCTGGTAGTAGTTTTGGAATCTCTAAAGTGTACAAAAAAGAAGACTTGCAAGCAGCAATTGAAAACTCTTTTAAAGAAGATAATGAAATTATTATTGAACAGTTTTTAGATGGTGTAGAAGTTTCTGTTGGTGTAATCTCTTATAAAGGTGAAACCCTGGTATTACCAATTACAGAAATCGTTTCTGAAAATGATTTCTTTGATTACCAAGCTAAATACGAAGGGAAATCTCAGGAAATTACTCCTGCTCGTATTTCGGAAGATTATGCTAGCAAAGTGAGAACTGAAGCTAAAAGGATTTATGAAATCCTTGGTATGAAAGGGTTCTCTCGAAGTGAATTCATTGCCAAAAATGATGACCCTTATTTATTAGAAGTAAATACAGTTCCAGGATTAACCAAAGAAAGTATTCTACCTCAACAGGCCGCAGAAGCTGGAATTAGTTTGAAAGATTTGTTCGGGAACGCTATTGAAGAAGCTTTGAATAAATAA
- a CDS encoding ATP-binding protein has protein sequence MRLFAFLLLFNFVCVGQTPESAKKLNDSALSIYKNHPKKALEIFEQSEAVAKSKNETLEYARAKNGLGLIYRDLGEFEKAIAYANDAMSISKDSLLTSSALNNIGRSKRQLGLYEDALIYYLQALDIYDDLNKKEEEATVTNNIGLVYSYLGINDKAIEYHLKAKTAFEALNNKKGISEVYNNIAIIYANDGDLDKALDYFKYSLAIEVDLDDKKGMAESANNVGAVYYYMQEVDSALTYFEKSVNIEKSIGNFAGLPASFNNIAQVLMENKRLSESKTFIDSAYQYAQDYKVATEIENSLLNYSEYYEASQNNSKALDYYKAYSKAKDSLLNIGTNSKIAELEIEYQTEKKEKELLEHRADLAEKELDLSKKNNYILGLSALAIVLMLLGYLIYNQQKLKNRQLIKENELKDALLKIETQNKLQEQRLRISRDLHDNIGAQLTFIISSLDNLKYGFKLPEKLSQKLVHISEFTTTTIYELRDTIWAMNKNEITFEDLQIRISNFIDTANLAAHNINFYLRIDDNVDKEAVFSSVEGMNIYRIIQEAINNALKYAEAKNINLTVKEKDDKLEIAISDNGKGFDETTVELGNGIQNMKKRAVEIHGNLIVESNEGKGTIITLKL, from the coding sequence ATGAGACTATTCGCTTTTTTATTACTTTTTAATTTTGTTTGTGTTGGGCAAACACCGGAATCTGCTAAAAAACTTAATGATTCGGCTTTAAGTATTTATAAAAATCACCCTAAAAAAGCACTTGAAATATTTGAACAATCTGAAGCTGTTGCAAAGTCTAAAAATGAAACTTTAGAATATGCAAGAGCCAAAAACGGTTTGGGTTTAATTTATAGAGATTTAGGAGAATTTGAAAAAGCTATTGCCTATGCAAATGATGCTATGTCTATTTCTAAAGACTCGTTATTAACATCTAGTGCTTTAAATAATATAGGACGCTCTAAACGGCAACTTGGTTTATATGAAGATGCTTTAATCTATTATTTACAAGCCTTAGATATCTATGATGATTTAAATAAAAAAGAAGAGGAAGCTACTGTAACCAATAATATAGGTTTAGTTTATAGTTATTTGGGTATAAATGATAAGGCTATAGAATATCATCTTAAGGCTAAAACTGCTTTTGAAGCCTTAAACAATAAAAAAGGCATCTCGGAAGTCTATAATAATATCGCCATAATTTATGCCAATGATGGTGATTTAGATAAAGCATTGGATTATTTTAAATATTCTTTGGCCATAGAAGTTGATCTCGATGATAAAAAAGGTATGGCAGAATCGGCAAATAATGTAGGTGCTGTTTATTATTATATGCAAGAGGTAGATTCGGCCTTAACCTATTTTGAAAAATCGGTTAACATTGAAAAATCAATAGGGAATTTTGCAGGCTTGCCAGCGAGTTTCAACAATATAGCCCAAGTTTTAATGGAAAACAAAAGGCTGTCAGAGTCCAAAACGTTTATTGATAGTGCCTATCAATACGCCCAAGACTATAAAGTTGCCACAGAAATTGAAAATTCCCTACTTAATTATTCGGAATATTACGAAGCTTCGCAAAACAACAGTAAAGCATTAGATTACTACAAAGCCTATTCAAAAGCAAAAGACAGTTTACTTAATATTGGAACTAATAGTAAGATTGCCGAATTAGAAATAGAATACCAAACCGAAAAAAAGGAGAAAGAACTATTAGAGCATCGTGCAGATTTGGCAGAAAAGGAATTAGATTTAAGTAAAAAAAATAATTACATATTAGGTTTAAGCGCGCTAGCCATTGTATTAATGCTGTTAGGCTATTTAATTTATAACCAACAAAAACTCAAAAATCGACAGTTAATAAAAGAAAACGAATTAAAAGATGCATTGTTAAAAATTGAAACGCAAAACAAATTACAAGAACAGCGTTTAAGAATCTCTAGAGATCTTCATGATAATATAGGTGCGCAACTGACTTTTATAATTTCATCTTTAGATAATTTGAAATATGGTTTTAAACTTCCAGAAAAACTAAGTCAGAAATTAGTCCATATAAGTGAATTTACCACGACCACAATTTATGAATTAAGAGATACCATTTGGGCCATGAATAAAAATGAGATTACGTTTGAAGATCTTCAGATACGAATTTCAAATTTTATCGATACAGCGAATTTGGCAGCACATAATATAAATTTTTACTTACGTATTGACGATAACGTTGATAAGGAGGCTGTATTTTCATCCGTTGAAGGCATGAATATTTATAGAATAATTCAAGAAGCGATTAATAACGCTCTTAAATATGCAGAAGCAAAAAACATTAATTTAACCGTTAAGGAAAAAGATGATAAATTAGAAATAGCCATTTCGGATAATGGAAAAGGATTTGATGAAACTACAGTAGAATTAGGAAACGGCATACAAAACATGAAAAAACGAGCAGTTGAGATACACGGAAATTTAATTGTAGAATCTAATGAAGGTAAAGGAACAATTATAACACTCAAATTGTAA
- the coaD gene encoding pantetheine-phosphate adenylyltransferase, translated as MKRALFPGSFDPLTNGHFDIIQRGIKLFDEVVVAIGINAEKKYMFSLEQRKAFIEDAFKDEPKVKVVTYKGLTIDFCKEINAEFILRGLRNPADFEFEKAIAHTNRKLSKIETVFLLTSSRTSFISSSIVRDVLRNNGDYTVLVPDSVRVNR; from the coding sequence ATGAAACGAGCACTATTCCCTGGATCTTTTGATCCACTCACAAACGGCCACTTCGATATAATACAACGTGGCATTAAATTGTTCGATGAAGTTGTAGTTGCAATTGGTATTAATGCTGAAAAAAAATATATGTTTTCTTTAGAGCAGAGAAAAGCATTTATTGAAGACGCCTTTAAAGACGAACCTAAAGTAAAAGTAGTTACCTATAAAGGTTTAACTATTGATTTCTGTAAAGAAATTAACGCAGAATTTATACTTAGAGGTTTACGAAATCCTGCAGATTTTGAATTTGAAAAAGCCATTGCTCACACCAATAGAAAGTTATCAAAAATTGAAACTGTCTTTTTACTAACATCCTCTCGAACGTCTTTTATTTCATCTTCCATTGTGCGTGATGTTTTAAGAAACAATGGCGATTATACCGTTTTAGTTCCTGATAGTGTTAGAGTAAACCGATAA
- a CDS encoding tetratricopeptide repeat protein — translation MKTKKANVIKCVLPILSICFLILSCKKTETIEPKSSIQLSLEDSLRVNYFKGRAYRQNLYSQEFQKYLDSALQVSPSDAHLWQQKAMACFKSKKYEVGMGFLDKAVALDTEYYIDYRAFIKCIFTKQYKASIVDFKKAKQLLGSSYIMDHTYDFYLGLCYLQLNEFEKANRYFRATINSELEEHDESWIHYLDWFYYGISEFELGNYDKAIVYLDKSLVDFPKFSDAQYYKIKCLARIGKIDEAKDLLKIGIENIELGHTIFDSNSQYETYPYQISEKQFKNFVD, via the coding sequence ATGAAAACTAAAAAAGCAAATGTTATAAAATGTGTATTACCCATTTTAAGTATTTGCTTTTTGATTTTATCTTGTAAAAAAACAGAAACAATTGAGCCTAAAAGTTCAATACAATTAAGTTTAGAAGATTCGTTAAGGGTTAATTATTTTAAAGGACGTGCTTATCGTCAAAATTTATATTCTCAAGAATTTCAAAAATACTTAGATTCCGCTCTACAAGTTAGTCCTAGTGATGCACATTTATGGCAGCAAAAAGCAATGGCTTGTTTTAAAAGTAAGAAATATGAAGTGGGAATGGGTTTCTTAGATAAAGCTGTAGCATTAGATACTGAATACTATATAGATTACCGCGCTTTCATAAAATGTATTTTTACGAAACAATATAAAGCTTCAATAGTTGATTTTAAAAAAGCAAAGCAATTATTGGGGAGTTCTTATATAATGGATCATACTTATGATTTTTATCTAGGTCTTTGTTATTTACAGCTCAACGAATTTGAAAAAGCAAATCGTTACTTTAGAGCGACTATTAATAGCGAATTAGAAGAACATGACGAGAGTTGGATCCATTATTTAGATTGGTTTTATTATGGTATCTCTGAATTTGAATTAGGGAATTATGATAAAGCTATTGTTTATTTAGACAAAAGTCTTGTTGATTTTCCAAAATTTTCTGATGCTCAATATTATAAAATTAAATGTCTCGCTAGAATTGGTAAAATTGATGAAGCTAAAGATTTATTGAAAATTGGAATAGAGAATATTGAACTAGGTCACACTATTTTTGATTCTAATTCGCAATACGAAACCTATCCATATCAAATATCAGAAAAACAGTTTAAAAATTTCGTAGATTAA
- a CDS encoding PASTA domain-containing protein has product MSFVKFLTSKVFFKQLALAVVALVVICFIALKWLNVTTNHGEFVVVPDLKGKSLEIVNIELKDNDLAMEIQDSANYNPKYPKYSVIEQNPIAGSHVKENRKIYLILNPSDYRKVEVPDILKRTFRQAKPQLEALEFEIGEITYKDAIGEGVISMSHKGKTLKPGTLLPLTSKIDLVLGNGKL; this is encoded by the coding sequence ATGAGTTTTGTTAAGTTTCTTACCAGTAAAGTGTTTTTTAAACAATTGGCGTTAGCCGTTGTAGCCTTAGTTGTAATATGTTTTATTGCCTTAAAATGGTTAAATGTAACTACTAATCATGGAGAATTTGTGGTAGTGCCAGATTTAAAGGGAAAGTCTTTAGAGATTGTTAATATCGAATTAAAGGATAATGATTTAGCAATGGAGATACAAGATTCGGCTAATTATAATCCTAAATATCCTAAGTATTCTGTGATTGAGCAAAATCCAATTGCAGGATCACATGTAAAAGAAAATCGAAAAATTTATTTAATCCTAAATCCTTCTGATTACCGTAAGGTTGAAGTGCCAGACATTTTAAAACGTACCTTTAGACAAGCTAAGCCACAATTAGAGGCTTTAGAATTTGAAATAGGTGAAATCACCTATAAAGATGCTATTGGTGAAGGTGTTATCTCTATGTCGCATAAAGGTAAGACGTTAAAGCCAGGTACATTATTACCCTTAACATCTAAGATAGACTTGGTATTAGGTAACGGTAAACTATAA
- a CDS encoding sensor histidine kinase, translating to MKYRKHLMFFLLLFLSNSTNLVAINSTLNSKYPSVSEAHIIRDNTNQILIDRVVLAEQQLRVQKQNYQVYGGLCLFVILSVIAYLIYSQYQLKHHQSQKEKELKEALSKIKIQNKQQEQRLKISKDLHDTIGAQLTYIISSLDHLKYAFDIEDEKLKEKLNIISSFTSHTIYELRDSIWAMTKSEITFLDLQARISNYIDQVKLNDSNIQFVFKVGHNVDSIIKFTTVEGFNIYSIIQEAIQNSLKHAKASIIKVEVVKLVSNIVFTISDNGKGFNTFNVKRENGLNAMEKRIQSIGGLLEINSIENAGTEIIITI from the coding sequence ATGAAGTACAGAAAACACTTGATGTTTTTTTTGTTATTGTTTTTAAGCAATAGCACAAATTTAGTAGCTATAAATTCGACCTTAAATAGCAAATATCCTTCCGTTTCTGAAGCTCATATAATACGAGATAATACGAATCAAATTCTTATAGATAGAGTTGTCTTGGCAGAGCAGCAATTAAGAGTTCAAAAACAAAATTATCAAGTTTATGGTGGTCTTTGCTTGTTTGTAATTTTAAGTGTAATAGCTTACCTTATTTACAGTCAATACCAATTAAAACACCATCAAAGTCAAAAAGAAAAGGAGTTAAAAGAAGCATTGTCAAAAATAAAAATCCAGAATAAACAACAAGAGCAACGCTTAAAAATATCCAAAGATCTACACGACACTATTGGGGCACAGCTTACTTATATAATTTCGTCTTTAGATCATCTAAAATATGCTTTCGATATAGAGGATGAGAAATTAAAAGAGAAACTCAACATTATTAGCAGTTTCACATCACATACCATTTACGAACTTAGAGACTCTATTTGGGCGATGACTAAAAGCGAAATTACGTTTCTAGATTTACAAGCTCGAATTTCAAATTATATAGATCAAGTAAAACTTAATGATTCTAACATTCAATTCGTATTTAAAGTTGGTCATAATGTGGATTCAATTATAAAGTTCACAACTGTTGAAGGTTTTAATATCTATAGTATTATACAAGAGGCCATTCAAAATAGTTTAAAGCATGCTAAGGCTTCAATAATAAAAGTTGAAGTTGTGAAGCTAGTTTCTAACATAGTATTTACAATTTCTGACAATGGAAAAGGGTTTAATACATTCAATGTAAAAAGAGAAAATGGACTTAATGCTATGGAAAAAAGAATACAAAGTATTGGCGGATTATTGGAGATTAATTCCATTGAAAATGCTGGTACTGAAATCATAATAACAATTTAG
- a CDS encoding GSCFA domain-containing protein has protein sequence MKLLTEIPMPPQQHNQIDYNSKIMLFGSCFSENISAKFKYFKFQSRVNPFGILFQPLAIENLITHAINEKVYSDGDVFFQNEQWHCFDAHSQLSSASKEELLDDLNNQIKLTHQQINEASNIIITLGTAWVYREIETDTIVANCHKVPQKQFLKELLSVDTITESLQAIIALVKSVNPNVSCLFTVSPIRHIKDGFVENMQSKAHLIAAIHKVVEPRHQNYYFPSYEILMDELRDYRYYAEDMIHPNQTAIDYIWEKFQNVWISGTTSNTMDEVETIQKGLQHKPFNSASEAHQKFLQKLEDKKAKLRAEFPHIIF, from the coding sequence ATGAAATTACTTACCGAAATACCAATGCCACCACAGCAACATAATCAAATAGATTACAATTCTAAGATTATGCTGTTTGGCTCATGCTTTTCTGAGAATATAAGTGCGAAGTTCAAGTATTTTAAGTTTCAATCTAGGGTTAATCCTTTTGGTATCTTATTTCAGCCATTGGCTATAGAAAATTTAATTACTCATGCCATTAATGAAAAAGTATATAGCGATGGCGATGTTTTTTTTCAAAATGAACAATGGCATTGTTTTGACGCGCATTCTCAATTAAGTTCAGCTTCAAAAGAGGAGTTGTTAGATGACTTGAATAATCAAATTAAATTAACACATCAGCAAATAAACGAGGCGAGTAATATCATAATTACATTGGGAACGGCTTGGGTTTATAGGGAAATAGAAACGGATACGATTGTTGCTAATTGCCATAAAGTCCCACAAAAACAATTTTTGAAAGAATTACTTTCGGTAGATACGATTACAGAGTCGCTACAAGCCATTATCGCTTTAGTTAAAAGTGTGAATCCAAACGTTAGTTGTCTATTTACAGTTTCACCTATACGGCATATTAAAGATGGTTTTGTAGAAAATATGCAGAGTAAAGCGCATTTAATTGCTGCAATTCATAAGGTTGTTGAACCTAGACATCAAAATTATTATTTTCCTTCTTATGAAATTCTAATGGACGAGCTTCGTGATTATCGCTATTATGCTGAAGATATGATTCATCCTAACCAAACTGCTATAGATTACATTTGGGAAAAGTTTCAAAACGTTTGGATTTCGGGAACCACTTCTAATACGATGGATGAGGTGGAAACCATTCAGAAAGGACTTCAACATAAACCATTTAATTCAGCATCTGAGGCACATCAAAAATTTCTTCAAAAACTAGAAGATAAAAAAGCGAAGTTACGCGCTGAATTTCCTCATATTATTTTCTAA
- a CDS encoding outer membrane protein assembly factor BamB family protein, translated as MKTLFINTQKLIMFVFLLSTALLFAQKAETPDQNYDLGSKINEMTLTIGGVLVVATNDGLVGIKPTDSQPVFTFNNFGKLKPEETDFIPSSPYVVVSQGVGATFAGISKTKRAVIDYVQGRVIFNSENDNWNQIYTCNVVLPQNKLIVSGIQKEGDKFEKITPKVAVYDLATSQLDYSFFLDKPGRVGMAKDFSVTGVPLLLKDFLIIPTAQGLIAKSHSGDDLWQTKIKGVNWMVADQTESEIYGFESVNNGKNTRIHKIGKDGSELWKDDRKIQGVVSKFEILPQGLAVVSNKGEGSDGGVFSQKSESEIAFLSTSSGEDLWEKAPKTKGYVQHFYIMEDGILFGIYSGGINKVSFDGKPLFKKPLKTGENIITMAHSPQGLIYITSEDANIVNLETGDEVWAKPLKYKSSDSVASTFDSDNNRYLIVADGTIFAIDADSGNVSELSNIKFEEKESPNTMAIKNGNIFIGSSQNMMLLDNDGKEIYHSYQKSPGKSGFMKVVGGVVAAASLVATVSTAAAAGANNNGISTNNLRNYNDYGKDAKRASDMFASISDASFKMMAERFKASSATENAQFILTNLDSGVGLVKVNKDTGEIDKEILLKDKKPEYKVDEYGGYLFYKASDDTIYTYNLNK; from the coding sequence ATGAAGACGCTATTTATAAATACACAGAAATTAATAATGTTTGTATTCTTATTGAGTACAGCATTATTGTTTGCTCAGAAAGCAGAAACTCCAGATCAAAATTATGACTTAGGAAGTAAAATAAACGAAATGACGCTTACTATCGGAGGAGTGTTAGTTGTGGCAACGAACGATGGTTTAGTTGGAATAAAGCCAACAGATAGTCAGCCTGTATTTACATTCAATAATTTTGGAAAGTTAAAACCTGAAGAAACAGATTTTATACCAAGTTCACCTTATGTGGTGGTGTCGCAAGGTGTTGGTGCTACTTTTGCTGGTATTTCTAAAACGAAACGGGCGGTAATTGATTATGTTCAAGGTCGCGTCATTTTTAATTCAGAAAATGACAATTGGAATCAAATTTACACGTGTAATGTTGTTTTGCCACAGAATAAACTAATCGTGAGTGGGATTCAAAAAGAAGGTGATAAGTTTGAGAAAATTACACCAAAAGTTGCCGTTTATGACTTAGCCACATCTCAACTTGATTACAGTTTCTTTTTAGACAAACCAGGTAGAGTTGGTATGGCCAAAGATTTTAGTGTTACAGGAGTGCCTTTGTTGTTAAAGGATTTTTTAATCATTCCTACCGCTCAAGGTCTAATTGCTAAATCTCATAGTGGAGACGATTTGTGGCAAACAAAAATTAAGGGTGTAAATTGGATGGTTGCTGACCAAACAGAATCTGAAATCTATGGTTTTGAATCTGTTAATAATGGTAAAAACACCAGAATTCACAAAATAGGTAAAGATGGTAGTGAGTTATGGAAAGATGATAGAAAGATACAAGGAGTGGTTTCAAAATTTGAAATTCTTCCGCAAGGTCTTGCTGTTGTTAGCAATAAAGGAGAAGGTAGTGACGGTGGCGTATTCTCTCAAAAAAGTGAATCGGAAATTGCATTTTTAAGTACATCTTCGGGAGAGGATCTTTGGGAAAAAGCACCAAAAACCAAAGGTTATGTTCAGCACTTTTATATTATGGAGGACGGCATATTATTCGGGATCTATTCTGGTGGTATTAACAAAGTGTCTTTTGATGGCAAACCATTATTTAAAAAGCCATTAAAGACAGGTGAGAATATTATTACCATGGCACATTCGCCTCAAGGTTTAATTTACATTACAAGTGAAGATGCCAATATTGTAAATTTAGAAACGGGAGACGAAGTTTGGGCTAAACCATTAAAATATAAATCTTCGGATTCGGTAGCGTCAACATTTGATAGTGACAATAACCGTTATTTAATCGTGGCCGATGGTACTATTTTCGCCATTGATGCGGACTCTGGAAATGTTTCTGAATTATCGAATATAAAATTTGAGGAGAAGGAATCACCAAATACCATGGCTATAAAAAATGGTAATATTTTTATAGGGTCGTCACAAAACATGATGTTGTTAGATAACGACGGAAAGGAAATATATCATAGTTATCAGAAATCGCCAGGTAAAAGTGGTTTTATGAAAGTCGTTGGAGGTGTGGTAGCGGCAGCTTCATTAGTTGCAACGGTATCTACTGCAGCTGCTGCAGGCGCGAACAATAATGGAATAAGTACAAACAATCTGCGTAATTATAATGACTACGGAAAAGACGCAAAACGAGCTTCAGATATGTTTGCTTCCATTAGTGATGCGTCTTTTAAAATGATGGCTGAGCGTTTTAAAGCCTCATCCGCAACTGAGAATGCACAATTTATTTTAACAAATTTAGACAGTGGCGTCGGTTTAGTAAAAGTGAATAAAGACACTGGTGAAATAGATAAGGAAATTCTTCTCAAAGACAAAAAGCCTGAGTACAAAGTAGATGAATATGGAGGGTATTTGTTTTATAAAGCAAGTGATGATACCATTTATACTTATAATCTTAATAAATAG
- a CDS encoding response regulator — protein sequence MKIKIAIVDDNTFLIKTVEEKLSFFEDLEVKFTAMNGVDVLEKLDGNHNLDLILMDIEMPIMNGIEATEKVKQKYPHIKIIMLTVFDNDENIFNAIKAGADGYLLKEINAGDLHTGIEETLNGGAAMNPSIALKTLKLLRNPFVAEDKQDLETIKLTDREVDVLEQLSKGLSYNAIADNLILSTGTIRKHIENIYRKLQVHNKLEAVQKARRNNLI from the coding sequence ATGAAAATAAAAATTGCCATTGTTGATGATAATACCTTTTTAATAAAAACGGTAGAAGAGAAGTTGTCTTTTTTTGAAGATTTAGAAGTGAAGTTTACTGCGATGAATGGTGTAGATGTATTAGAGAAATTAGACGGAAATCATAATCTCGATCTAATACTAATGGATATCGAAATGCCAATTATGAATGGCATTGAAGCCACAGAAAAAGTAAAACAAAAATATCCACACATTAAGATAATCATGCTCACCGTTTTTGATAATGATGAAAATATTTTTAATGCTATTAAAGCAGGAGCAGATGGTTATTTATTGAAAGAAATTAATGCAGGAGATTTACATACCGGTATTGAAGAAACTTTAAATGGTGGAGCCGCTATGAATCCTTCAATTGCCTTAAAAACATTAAAATTATTACGTAATCCGTTTGTAGCTGAAGACAAACAAGACCTAGAAACTATTAAACTAACAGATCGCGAAGTCGATGTTTTAGAACAATTGAGTAAAGGATTAAGTTATAATGCGATTGCAGATAATCTCATTCTTTCTACAGGAACCATAAGAAAACATATAGAAAACATATACCGAAAACTTCAAGTGCACAACAAACTTGAAGCGGTACAGAAGGCTAGACGTAATAATCTTATATAG